A single genomic interval of Pyrus communis chromosome 7, drPyrComm1.1, whole genome shotgun sequence harbors:
- the LOC137739500 gene encoding probable CoA ligase CCL8, whose amino-acid sequence MLHLHLYLRSTAPFNHLNHQLLRSLFFSSSYPPSLRRTHPLLCWSHSPHFSSLQSGSYMEESRVANQGSDTHDNIAIRSDHKSYSYNQLISSASRISRLLSTGEFIATSSALIDGGKGQGHLGGARIGIVAKPSAEFVAGILGTWLCGGVAVPLALGYPEAELLHVINDSDVSMILSTEDHMQLMENVAAKCAAQTSLIPPVPSSSSPEIAAGSLGIDADAIFHRNIKQTSEDPALVIYTSGTTGKPKGVVHTHKSISAQVQTLAEAWGYTSADQFLNCLPLHHVHGLFNAVLAPLYAGSTVEFMPKFSVRGIWQRWREAYPISGSNADDGITVFTGVPTMYARLIQAHDAMDQELKVASAYAAKQLRLMMCGSSALPLPVMQKWETITGHRLLERYGMTEFVMAISNPLRGERKAGTVGKPFPAVEVKIVAEDESGSDTTGVGELCVKSPSLFKEYWKLPEVTKQSFTSDGYFRTGDAGTVDEDGYYIILGRTSADIMKVGGYKLSALEIESVLLQHPAVEECCVLGLPDKDYGEVVCAIIVPEVETKRKQKEELKPAISLEELSFWAKDKLAPYKIPRQLILWDSLPRNAMGKVNKKELKKTLASDQ is encoded by the exons ATGCTCCACCTCCACCTGTATTTGCGATCCACCGCGCCATTTAATCACCTCAACCATCAACTTTTGAGGTcactcttcttctcctcctcctacCCACCTTCTCTTAGACGCACCCACCCCTTGCTCTGCTGGTCACACTCTCCGCATTTCTCCT CATTGCAATCTGGTTCATATATGGAGGAGTCAAGGGTAGCTAATCAAGGGTCTGATACTCATGATAATATTGCTATTCGATCTGATCACAAGAGTTACAGTTACAACCAACTAATCTCATCTGCATCTAGGATATCCAGATTGTTATCTACCGGTGAATTTATTGCT ACTTCTTCAGCATTGATTGATGGTGGGAAAGGACAAGGGCATCTTGGAGGGGCTAGAATAGGAATTGTGGCTAAGCCCTCAGCTGAGTTTGTTGCTGGTATACTTGGGACATGGCTTTGTGGAGGTGTTGCAGTTCCACTTGCTCTCGGCTATCCTGAAGCTGAGCTCTTGCATGTCATAAATGACTCA GACGTCTCAATGATACTGAGTACTGAAGATCATATGCAACTCATGGAAAATGTTGCTGCTAAATGTGCTGCCCAAACCTCTCTTATTCCACCAGTTCCCAGTAGTTCTTCACCAGAAATTGCAGCTGGTAGTTTAGGAATAGATGCAGATGCAATTTTTCACCGGAATATAAAACAAACAA GTGAGGATCCTGCATTAGTCATATACACTAGTGGCACAACGGGAAAACCGAAAGGAgttgttcacacacacaaaagCATCAGTGCACAA GTCCAAACCTTAGCAGAAGCTTGGGGGTATACATCTGCCGATCAGTTTTTGAATTGTTTACCTCTACATCAT GTACATGGGCTTTTCAATGCTGTACTTGCTCCCCTCTATGCGGGTTCCACg GTTGAGTTTATGCCAAAATTTAGCGTAAGGGGTATTTGGCAGAGGTGGCGGGAAGCATATCCAATTAGTGGATCTAATGCAGATGATGGCATAACGGTCTTTACTGGA GTTCCAACCATGTATGCTCGATTGATACAAGCTCACGACGCAATGGATCAAGAGCTAAAAGTTGCCTCTGCCTATGCTGCAAAACAGTTGCGTTTAATG ATGTGTGGTTCCTCTGCACTCCCTCTTCCTGTAATGCAAAAATGGGAAACCATTACAGGACATCGTCTTTTGGAACGTTATGGCATGACAGAG TTTGTCATGGCAATATCAAACCCCTTAAGAGGTGAGCGGAAAGCAGGCACGGTAGGAAAACCATTTCCGGCTGTGGAG GTAAAGATTGTTGCTGAAGATGAAAGTGGAAGTGATACTACAGGTGTTGGTGAGCTGTGTGTCAAAAGTCCTTCATTATTCAAGGAATATTGGAAGCTTCCTGAG GTAACAAAGCAATCATTTACAAGTGATGGATACTTCAGAACTGGAGATGCTGGTACAGTGGACGAAGATGGGTACTACATCATATTAGGAC GTACCAGTGCTGATATCATGAAGGTTGGTGGATACAAGTTATCTGCGTTAGAAATTGAATCAGTTCTTTTACAG CACCCAGCTGTGGAGGAGTGTTGTGTGTTGGGCTTACCGGACAAAGACTATGGAGAAGTTGTTTGTGCAATAATTGTGCCAGAGGTGGAAACAAAGAGAAAGCAAAAGGAAGAACTGAAACCGGCTATAAGCTTGGAGGAACTATCCTTCTGGGCAAAAGACAAACTTGCACCATACAAG ATACCAAGGCAACTGATTCTGTGGGATTCACTACCTCGGAATGCTATGGGAAAG GTGAACAAGAAAGAATTGAAAAAAACTCTGGCTTCTGACCAATAG